CCAAACTGATGCACTGGGCGCTGTATATTTTCATGATCACCATGCCGATTCTGGGCTGGTTGATTACCAGCGCCGAGGGGCATCGGGTGATGTTCTATGGCATCGACCTGCCCTTGCTGATCGAAGAAAACAAACCGCTGGCCAAGCAATTCGAGGGCTGGCATGTGCTGGGTGGGACGATCGGCTATTGGCTGATCGGCCTGCACGCCGTGGCCGGGCTTTTTCACCATTATGTGGTGCGCGATAACACCTTGCTGCGGATGATGCCCAAGCGCGGTTGAGCGGCTACTAAATCAATGCACCTTTCAGGTATGTGAACTGAAACCCCGGCGGCCCTGCAAGCCGCCGGTATGGATGAAGATCAAGCGCGTTCCCCGCGCAAATTTACCCGCCTCGACTCGCTGCTTGAGCGCCAGCAGCGCTTTGCCGGTATACAGCGGTTCGAGAGGAATGCCACTGGCCTGTTCGGTCTGCTCGATGAACGCAAGCAACGGCGGATCGACTTTGGCAAAACCGCCACGGCTGGCGTCGAATAGCTCATAAGCCGATTGCTGCAAATCTGCCTCGCGGATA
The window above is part of the Pseudomonas sp. B21-048 genome. Proteins encoded here:
- a CDS encoding cytochrome b, which produces MPLKNSESRYSTVSIALHWLMLVLLIAVYACIELRGIFPKGSGGRTLIKEAHFMLGLTVFVLVWLRLFARSFGPAPQIFPASPRWQTLLAKLMHWALYIFMITMPILGWLITSAEGHRVMFYGIDLPLLIEENKPLAKQFEGWHVLGGTIGYWLIGLHAVAGLFHHYVVRDNTLLRMMPKRG